The following coding sequences are from one Streptomyces sp. NBC_00536 window:
- a CDS encoding TolB family protein codes for MTLQRRILILLTAVLVLAGVGVVAVVRASSRADEKNQEQAGGPRITPGHVSLTPGDGGRRIVFRNMAWGPHRDELTTVPAGQPAGERTASGVSCLRFHAAAGTGICLRSVKGGVQDSYRAVVLDAHLKEVSSHPLAGIPTRARVSPGGHLVAWTVFVGGDSYAGTNFSTRTSLLDTRTGKYDASLEDFTVRKDGRTYQAADVNFWGVTFAADERSFYATLATGGKTYLVHGDLVERTLTTVRENVECPSLSPDGTRIVFKKRVPGAPADAPWRLYALDLASGTETPLAEARSVDDQAVWTDDHTVVYSLPGDFGADLYAVPADGSGAPVRLMPSALAPAFLG; via the coding sequence ATGACCCTCCAGCGCCGGATCCTGATCCTGCTCACCGCCGTGCTCGTCCTCGCGGGAGTGGGGGTCGTCGCCGTCGTACGGGCCTCCTCCCGCGCCGACGAGAAGAACCAGGAACAGGCGGGCGGCCCGCGGATCACCCCGGGCCACGTCTCGCTGACCCCGGGGGACGGCGGGCGGCGGATCGTGTTCCGCAACATGGCCTGGGGGCCGCACCGCGACGAGCTGACCACCGTGCCCGCCGGGCAGCCGGCCGGCGAACGCACCGCCTCCGGCGTCTCCTGCCTGCGCTTCCACGCCGCCGCGGGCACCGGGATCTGCCTGCGCTCCGTCAAGGGCGGGGTCCAGGACAGCTACCGGGCGGTGGTGCTCGACGCGCACCTCAAGGAGGTCTCCAGCCATCCGCTGGCCGGGATACCGACCCGCGCCCGGGTCTCGCCCGGGGGACACCTGGTCGCCTGGACGGTGTTCGTCGGCGGGGACTCGTACGCCGGGACCAATTTCTCCACCCGGACCTCGCTGCTCGACACCCGCACCGGGAAGTACGACGCCTCCCTGGAGGACTTCACCGTCCGCAAGGACGGCCGCACCTACCAGGCGGCCGACGTGAACTTCTGGGGCGTGACCTTCGCGGCCGACGAGCGGAGCTTCTACGCGACCCTCGCCACCGGCGGCAAGACCTACCTGGTCCACGGCGACCTGGTCGAGCGCACCCTCACCACGGTCCGTGAGAACGTCGAGTGCCCCTCGCTGTCCCCCGACGGCACCCGGATCGTCTTCAAGAAGCGCGTGCCGGGCGCCCCCGCGGACGCGCCCTGGCGGCTCTACGCCCTCGACCTGGCCTCCGGTACGGAGACCCCGCTCGCGGAGGCCCGTAGCGTCGACGACCAGGCCGTGTGGACGGACGACCACACGGTCGTCTACTCCCTGCCCGGCGACTTCGGCGCCGACCTGTACGCGGTGCCGGCCGACGGCAGCGGCGCCCCCGTCCGGCTCATGCCCTCGGCCCTCGCCCCGGCCTTCCTCGGCTGA
- a CDS encoding GNAT family N-acetyltransferase — protein MPVPVLLAGRTVRLEPLAPHHTEALALAGAEDRTTYAFTPVPHGLQASHEYIDRALADQAAGRSLPFAVVRATDGRVVGSTRFLELDYWQGPLVWPAVPGVPYGDPATAIPDAAEIGNTWLSPGAQGTGINTEAKLLMLRHAFETWGVRRISLRADARNTRSRAAMERLGLTCEGVRRAHSRGLDGAVRSTAFYSVLDEEWPAVRSVIELRISARRPRRSRRPAGSLIPA, from the coding sequence GTGCCCGTACCCGTACTCCTCGCCGGCCGCACCGTGCGGCTCGAGCCCCTCGCCCCCCACCACACCGAGGCCCTGGCCCTGGCCGGGGCCGAGGATCGTACGACTTACGCCTTCACCCCCGTGCCCCACGGGCTGCAGGCGTCCCACGAGTACATCGACCGTGCCCTCGCCGATCAGGCGGCGGGTCGATCGCTCCCCTTCGCGGTGGTCAGAGCCACCGACGGACGGGTGGTCGGATCGACCCGGTTCCTGGAACTCGACTACTGGCAGGGCCCCCTGGTGTGGCCCGCTGTGCCGGGAGTCCCGTACGGCGACCCGGCCACGGCGATCCCCGATGCCGCGGAGATCGGGAACACCTGGCTCTCGCCGGGTGCCCAGGGAACCGGCATCAACACCGAGGCGAAGCTGCTCATGCTCCGCCATGCCTTCGAGACCTGGGGGGTCCGCCGGATCTCACTGCGCGCCGACGCCCGCAACACCCGCTCCCGCGCGGCAATGGAGCGGCTCGGGCTGACCTGCGAGGGGGTCCGCCGGGCCCATTCGCGGGGGCTGGACGGGGCCGTGCGCAGCACGGCCTTCTATTCGGTGCTCGACGAGGAGTGGCCCGCCGTGCGCTCCGTCATCGAGCTGCGGATCTCGGCCCGGCGGCCGCGCCGGTCACGGCGCCCCGCCGGATCCCTGATCCCGGCGTAG
- a CDS encoding MFS transporter → MRIRILPPPGAPRRLAAAQLSNSVGDGAYYVCSALYFTRVVGLSPAQIGLGLTVAWAVGSVAGVPIGALADRRGPRGTSVLLALATSAAVASFLLISSFWPFLLAACVYATAQCGLAAARQALLAGLVAPAERTAVLAHLQSMLNGGLALGAAIGGLALSADTGPAYRLVFVLDAVSFLVCAGVLLRLPAVAPLPGRGAGEPRLAVLRDRPYAVVTLLNAILLLRMPLLSLAIPLWIVERTHAPGWLVSALFVLNTVAVMLFQVRMARPVGDLDSARSAVRNSGLVMAASCVVFALSALPAGAWAAAALLVLGAVLQVHAEMRQSAGSWQISFSLAPPERIGQYQGFFGTGVPVARTLGPLLLTSLLLLWGIPGWLLLAAVLLAASWAMGPAVRWAEGAAERADGGALDVVRT, encoded by the coding sequence ATGAGGATACGGATCCTGCCGCCTCCGGGCGCGCCGCGCCGCCTGGCCGCCGCCCAGCTGAGCAATTCCGTCGGTGACGGTGCCTACTACGTGTGTTCGGCGCTCTACTTCACCCGAGTGGTCGGTCTGTCGCCCGCGCAGATCGGCCTCGGTCTCACCGTCGCCTGGGCCGTCGGATCGGTGGCCGGGGTGCCCATCGGCGCCCTCGCCGACCGGCGGGGCCCCCGCGGCACCTCGGTGCTGCTCGCCCTGGCCACCTCCGCCGCGGTCGCCTCCTTCCTGCTGATCTCCTCGTTCTGGCCGTTCCTGCTGGCCGCCTGCGTCTACGCCACCGCCCAGTGCGGGCTGGCCGCGGCCCGGCAGGCGCTGCTCGCCGGGCTGGTGGCCCCGGCGGAGCGCACGGCCGTACTGGCCCACCTCCAGTCGATGCTGAACGGCGGGCTGGCGCTGGGCGCGGCCATCGGCGGGCTCGCGCTCAGCGCCGACACCGGCCCGGCGTACCGCCTGGTCTTCGTGCTGGACGCGGTGAGCTTCCTGGTCTGCGCCGGGGTGCTGCTGCGGCTGCCCGCGGTGGCCCCGCTGCCCGGGCGCGGTGCCGGGGAGCCGCGCCTGGCGGTGCTCCGCGACCGCCCGTACGCGGTGGTCACCCTGCTGAACGCGATCCTGCTGCTGCGGATGCCGCTGCTGAGCCTGGCCATCCCGCTGTGGATCGTGGAGCGCACCCACGCGCCGGGCTGGCTGGTGTCGGCGCTGTTCGTGCTCAACACGGTGGCCGTGATGCTGTTCCAGGTCCGGATGGCCCGCCCGGTGGGCGATCTGGACAGTGCGCGCAGCGCCGTGCGGAACTCGGGCCTGGTGATGGCCGCCTCCTGCGTGGTCTTCGCGCTCTCCGCGCTGCCCGCCGGTGCCTGGGCGGCGGCCGCGCTGCTCGTCCTCGGCGCGGTGCTCCAGGTGCACGCCGAGATGCGCCAGTCCGCCGGGTCCTGGCAGATCAGCTTCTCGCTGGCCCCGCCCGAGCGGATCGGGCAGTACCAGGGGTTCTTCGGCACCGGGGTGCCGGTGGCGCGCACGCTGGGGCCGCTGCTGCTGACCTCGCTGCTCCTGCTGTGGGGGATCCCGGGCTGGCTGCTGCTGGCCGCCGTCCTGCTGGCGGCCTCCTGGGCGATGGGCCCGGCCGTGCGGTGGGCGGAAGGCGCCGCCGAGCGCGCCGACGGAGGCGCGCTGGACGTCGTACGGACCTGA
- a CDS encoding (2Fe-2S)-binding protein, translating to MDLEDVLRRLASVGPFFTVPCAAEPPGPGFRPLTELYGDRLGAYVGEVGRRLGTGPGRVAASTAQLGIASRLWSLGLGCAALSGRVPDLAPDRVWWRLPDAGSLELWLPGPVDLPAEELAATVLGNLAGLDAGLRARFALSPQVLLGNTASGLVGALRVLIDRIPAAGAVDLAVALLAEDGPLGRTGTFVYEEGLGVAFVRRSCCLYYKAPGGGLCGDCVLRTR from the coding sequence ATGGACCTGGAGGACGTACTGCGGCGGCTGGCCTCGGTCGGGCCGTTCTTCACCGTGCCGTGCGCGGCGGAGCCGCCCGGGCCGGGATTCCGTCCGCTGACCGAGCTGTACGGCGACCGGCTCGGCGCGTACGTCGGCGAGGTGGGCCGCCGCCTGGGCACCGGCCCGGGGCGGGTGGCCGCCTCCACCGCGCAGCTCGGCATCGCCTCCCGGCTGTGGTCCCTCGGCCTCGGCTGCGCGGCGCTGTCCGGTCGGGTGCCGGACCTGGCACCCGACCGGGTGTGGTGGCGGCTGCCGGACGCCGGATCACTGGAACTGTGGCTGCCCGGACCGGTGGACCTGCCCGCGGAGGAACTCGCGGCCACCGTGCTCGGGAACCTCGCCGGGCTGGACGCGGGACTGCGGGCGCGGTTCGCGCTCTCGCCCCAGGTGCTCCTCGGGAACACCGCTTCCGGGCTGGTCGGGGCCCTGCGGGTGCTGATCGACCGGATCCCGGCGGCGGGCGCGGTCGACCTGGCCGTGGCGCTGCTGGCCGAGGACGGGCCGCTGGGCCGGACCGGCACCTTCGTGTACGAGGAGGGCCTCGGGGTGGCCTTCGTACGGCGCAGCTGCTGCCTGTACTACAAGGCACCCGGCGGCGGCCTGTGCGGGGACTGCGTGCTGCGCACCCGGTAG
- a CDS encoding alpha/beta hydrolase family protein: protein MTHHRTTPHQPPPPAPLPPSVLSRRAALAGIAAGAGALATGAVAAVPARAAVDAPTDATDATDAAATATAEPDPAPGAMKLFTDPGFNFAALLALGAAGMRASEAGEVLTAVNSVNAAGASEQTFSDTFRSWGEKLAAPPPAGRHGHELPSQTRRLRSLRAAQYFAQSLFYVLGTAKPAEEKAVYLAGLAAWDTFASLCSPAAVRARVPYEGTHLPVWFFRPDGPVEPRPTVILTNGSDGQNVDMWTYGVSAALDRGWNALVYDGPGQGRLLFVEEIPFTTRWEGVVAPLIDWLDRREDVDSARIALTGLSMGGNLVARAAAFEHRLAAVVCMPGCVSPWLAFDKTLRDVVTADKEATNRNWNEQVVPDLSPQLAYTVKKRFGIFSREALREARAGRVFKDLWTPAQRVIGLDVTALVPKIKTPTLVLDYEAEQFYPGQPRQMYDLLRARREYVKLTGATGAQLHCSPMAPQQHCDVVFDWLAEILRR from the coding sequence ATGACGCACCATCGCACCACCCCGCACCAGCCGCCGCCGCCCGCGCCGCTGCCGCCGTCCGTCCTCTCCCGCCGCGCGGCCCTGGCCGGGATCGCGGCGGGGGCCGGGGCCCTCGCCACCGGCGCCGTGGCCGCGGTCCCGGCCAGGGCCGCGGTGGACGCGCCGACGGACGCCACGGACGCCACGGACGCCGCGGCCACGGCGACCGCCGAGCCCGATCCGGCGCCCGGTGCCATGAAGCTCTTCACCGACCCCGGCTTCAACTTCGCGGCCCTGCTCGCCCTCGGCGCCGCGGGGATGCGGGCCTCGGAGGCCGGCGAAGTCCTGACCGCGGTCAACTCCGTCAACGCCGCCGGAGCGTCCGAGCAGACCTTCTCCGACACCTTCCGGAGCTGGGGCGAGAAGCTCGCCGCGCCCCCGCCCGCCGGGCGCCACGGCCACGAGCTCCCCTCGCAGACCCGGCGGCTGCGCTCGCTGCGGGCCGCCCAGTACTTCGCGCAGAGCCTGTTCTACGTCCTGGGCACGGCGAAACCGGCCGAGGAGAAGGCGGTGTACCTGGCCGGTCTGGCGGCCTGGGACACCTTCGCCTCGCTGTGCTCGCCGGCCGCCGTGCGCGCCCGGGTCCCGTACGAGGGGACCCACCTGCCGGTGTGGTTCTTCCGCCCGGACGGACCGGTCGAGCCGCGCCCGACCGTCATCCTCACCAACGGCAGTGACGGCCAGAACGTCGACATGTGGACCTACGGCGTGTCCGCGGCCCTCGACCGGGGCTGGAACGCGCTGGTCTACGACGGGCCGGGGCAGGGGCGGCTGCTCTTCGTCGAGGAGATCCCCTTCACCACCCGCTGGGAAGGGGTGGTCGCGCCGCTGATCGACTGGCTGGACCGCCGCGAGGACGTGGACAGCGCCCGGATCGCGCTGACCGGTCTGAGCATGGGCGGCAACCTGGTGGCCCGGGCGGCCGCCTTCGAGCACCGGCTGGCGGCCGTGGTCTGCATGCCGGGCTGCGTCAGCCCGTGGCTGGCCTTCGACAAGACGCTGCGCGACGTGGTCACGGCCGACAAGGAGGCGACCAACCGGAACTGGAACGAGCAGGTGGTCCCGGACCTCTCCCCGCAGCTCGCCTACACGGTCAAGAAGCGCTTCGGGATCTTCTCCCGGGAGGCGCTGCGCGAGGCCAGGGCGGGCCGGGTGTTCAAGGACCTGTGGACCCCGGCCCAGCGGGTCATCGGCCTCGACGTCACCGCTCTCGTACCGAAGATCAAGACCCCGACCCTCGTCCTGGACTACGAGGCCGAGCAGTTCTACCCCGGCCAGCCCCGGCAGATGTACGACCTGCTGCGGGCCCGGCGCGAGTACGTGAAACTGACCGGGGCCACCGGGGCGCAGTTGCACTGCTCCCCGATGGCCCCGCAACAGCACTGCGACGTGGTCTTCGACTGGCTGGCCGAGATCCTGCGCCGCTGA